The DNA window TCCGCGCACTGGAGATGCGGGAGTTCTCGTGCCGGGAAGACGCCGAAAAGGCCCTGAGCGCCTTTGAGGAGGAGCTTGCCGGGAGCGTATGGGCCGAAAAGCAGGTGCTTCAGGCCGCGCGCTTCACCATCGACGAGGAAGGCGTCCCTGTAGAGACAGGGGAGGCGGGTTACCTGCTACAAGGAACGCTCGTCCCTTCGGAGGACCGCCTGGCCCAACTCGTGAAGAAGAAAAGCTTCTTCATCGTAGCAACCAATGAGCTTGACAAGGAGCGGCTCTCCGGAAAAGAGCTTCTGGAGGGCTATAAAGGGCAAAGCAAAGTGGAACGCGGCTTCCGCTTTTTGAAGGACCCGCAGTTTGTGGCGTCCTCCCTTTTTCTGGAGAGCGAGCGGCGGATCATGGCCCTGCTGATGGTCATGACGCTCTGCCTCCTGGTCTACGCGGCTCTACAGTGGCGCATCCGGCAAGGCCTGAAAGAGACTGGCTGCTCCTACCCCGATCAAAAAGGGAATCCGACCCAGCGACCGACGGCGCGATGGGTCTTTCAGAGCTTCGAGGGGATCCACGTGCTCCACACCCGAAAGCAGCAGTTCATTTTGAACTTGGAGGAGTACCACAGGACCGTGGTGTCGATCCTCGGCCCCGAGTACGAGCGACTTTATGTATCCCACCCGACATAGGGGGTGCGGAGTGTCGGGTTCCAGTTCGAGTTGTATTGTGGCGCATGTGGTCGAGGGAGGCGGGGTCCCCCTTTCTGGTCTTGGCAACCTGGAAGGCCGATCCCGGCGAGGCCACCGAGCTCTACCGGCGGTGCTGA is part of the Salinibacter ruber DSM 13855 genome and encodes:
- a CDS encoding IS1634 family transposase, with protein sequence MLSTAPGTSRISTRQGQSSPARVPGTLNEARQAIQNTDLADLKPLSDGYRAREKISEYGDVKQRWLIVYSEAAADRASESAANRRDREHEAEKRDLRALEMREFSCREDAEKALSAFEEELAGSVWAEKQVLQAARFTIDEEGVPVETGEAGYLLQGTLVPSEDRLAQLVKKKSFFIVATNELDKERLSGKELLEGYKGQSKVERGFRFLKDPQFVASSLFLESERRIMALLMVMTLCLLVYAALQWRIRQGLKETGCSYPDQKGNPTQRPTARWVFQSFEGIHVLHTRKQQFILNLEEYHRTVVSILGPEYERLYVSHPT